Part of the Candidatus Thorarchaeota archaeon genome, CTTACAGTCGCACACTCTTGACTATAACCATATCGTGGAGCTTGGCAGTGTGCGTGGTGTTGTCGTCACACTATGGCGAGTGGTGATGGCTCTCCTCCATGGGACTGGGTAGCGAGAAGGTGAATATCCTCACATATTGAATCCCTGCTAGACCTGAGATCTTGTCAGCCAAGTCTTGAATCTCCTCTCTCTTGCCTTGTATCACTATCACCTCGAAGCAGCGCGAGAGTGTCAGATGTACGTGGATTGTTGAGATCACAGTCGCCCTCGCGGCATGCTGTGCCGCAACCATCTCTGACATGAGTTTCGGTCTGTGCTCATAGACGACGTTCAATGCGGCCCCTAGCACCTCGTCCCCTGACTCCCACTGCGAGTCCGATATATAGAGTCGCATCGCGTCCCTTATCGCCTCCGAACGGCCCACATAGCCTCTTCTCTCAACTATCTCGTCGAACTGGTGCAGGAGATCCTCGGGTATCGAGACCCCAAACCTCTTGAGTTCCAAGTCATGTGCCTCCTAGTGACACGATGTGTGTCAGCCAGTAACACGAATTTACCAGAAGTAACACTTTTATACCTGACGCCGGAGCCTCCCCTTGGAGACTCTGTACTATGCATGTACCTGATGGACTCGTGCCGCTGTGGCTGCTCTCCATTCTGTGGATAGTTGCTATTGTGGCACTGTACTATTC contains:
- the nikR gene encoding nickel-responsive transcriptional regulator NikR, with the translated sequence MELKRFGVSIPEDLLHQFDEIVERRGYVGRSEAIRDAMRLYISDSQWESGDEVLGAALNVVYEHRPKLMSEMVAAQHAARATVISTIHVHLTLSRCFEVIVIQGKREEIQDLADKISGLAGIQYVRIFTFSLPSPMEESHHHSP